Proteins from a single region of Ensifer adhaerens:
- a CDS encoding OmpA family protein: MIKKCAILAVAAIYLSGCTTTDPYTGEQKMSNTAGGALIGAGLGAATGLLVGGSAAGRRDSALVGAAIGGLGGGLIGNYMDSQEAELRAQLQGTGVSVTRAGDRIILNMPSNITFATDRDQVIPAFYDTLNSVAIVLRKFNKTMIDVDGHTDATGSASYNQGLSERRAASVANYLAGQGVDQRRMSAMGYGKERPIASNGTEAGRAQNRRVEISIAPIKA, encoded by the coding sequence ATGATCAAGAAATGCGCCATTCTGGCTGTTGCGGCCATCTATCTTTCGGGATGCACCACCACCGATCCCTATACGGGTGAACAGAAGATGTCGAACACCGCTGGTGGCGCGCTGATTGGCGCAGGCCTCGGCGCTGCGACCGGTCTGCTTGTTGGTGGCAGTGCTGCAGGACGGCGCGACTCGGCACTTGTGGGCGCCGCGATCGGTGGCCTCGGCGGCGGCCTGATCGGCAACTACATGGACAGCCAGGAAGCGGAATTGCGCGCCCAGCTGCAGGGTACCGGCGTTTCGGTGACCCGTGCCGGCGACCGTATTATCCTCAACATGCCGTCGAACATCACGTTTGCGACCGACCGCGACCAGGTGATCCCGGCCTTCTACGACACGCTGAACTCGGTGGCGATCGTGCTGCGCAAGTTCAACAAGACGATGATCGACGTCGACGGTCACACCGACGCGACCGGCAGCGCCTCCTACAACCAGGGCCTCTCTGAGCGCCGTGCCGCTTCGGTTGCCAACTACCTGGCCGGCCAGGGCGTCGACCAGCGCCGCATGTCGGCCATGGGCTACGGCAAGGAGCGCCCGATCGCTTCGAACGGCACGGAAGCCGGCCGCGCGCAAAACCGCCGCGTCGAAATCTCGATCGCGCCGATCAAGGCCTGA
- a CDS encoding class I SAM-dependent methyltransferase: protein MEAASIGLHGVRETLLITLRAKAAESALPDSLLHDRFAAELMRRLDGKAKGPNVGHDMTIGIAMRAYLLDRWTRAFIGNHPDAVVLNLGCGLDTRILRLDPPSSIAWFDVDFPDVIALRQRLFPDRIGCTTVASSITERDWIDRIPDDRPVIVVAEGVLPYLRDQEVRDLLRRVVTCLAGGEIVFDAYSHLGIELLRFNPSLRATGAELRWGIEDARALEREVPGLTLLEDIHEYDAAQIARMSPMARIAIQFFSAIPMLRRMGRLLRYRFKQT, encoded by the coding sequence ATGGAAGCCGCGAGCATCGGCCTTCATGGCGTGCGCGAAACGCTGCTGATCACGCTCCGCGCAAAGGCAGCGGAGAGCGCACTGCCCGATTCTCTCCTGCACGATCGCTTTGCCGCCGAACTGATGCGGCGTCTCGACGGCAAGGCGAAAGGGCCCAATGTCGGTCACGACATGACGATCGGCATCGCGATGCGCGCCTATCTGCTCGATCGGTGGACCCGAGCTTTCATCGGGAACCACCCGGATGCGGTTGTGCTCAATCTTGGCTGCGGCCTCGACACGCGAATCCTGCGGCTCGATCCGCCTTCCTCCATCGCCTGGTTCGACGTCGACTTTCCGGATGTCATCGCCTTGCGACAGCGCCTCTTCCCGGATCGCATCGGCTGCACGACGGTCGCCTCCTCCATCACCGAGCGGGACTGGATCGACCGGATTCCAGATGACCGGCCGGTGATCGTCGTCGCCGAAGGGGTGCTGCCCTATCTCCGCGACCAGGAAGTGCGCGACCTGCTGCGGCGCGTCGTGACCTGCCTTGCCGGCGGCGAGATCGTCTTCGACGCCTATAGCCATCTCGGCATCGAGCTCCTGCGCTTCAACCCGTCCTTGCGCGCGACGGGTGCTGAGCTTCGCTGGGGGATCGAGGACGCACGGGCGCTGGAACGGGAGGTGCCCGGGCTGACGTTACTCGAAGACATTCACGAATACGATGCCGCGCAGATCGCCCGCATGTCGCCGATGGCGCGGATTGCGATCCAGTTCTTCAGCGCGATCCCCATGCTGCGCCGTATGGGACGCCTGCTGCGCTACCGCTTCAAGCAGACATGA
- a CDS encoding MFS transporter: MLEKTPAPPQETGWSALLSGENAVHSLVLSGGVALHALNIYVVTTVMPSIVREIGGLEYYAWSTTVFVAASILGAALSARLLGAVGAGGAYAIGALVFGLGTLFCATAPSMAVLLAGRAVQGFGGGLLYALAYGVIRQVFRPELRTRAIGLISATWGTATLIGPAIGGMFAEFSTWRIAFWSLLPLTALLVALAFSTLPRKVADEEGRTPLPLLQLLLLVGIVLALSIASTRTMATEQIGCVGIAILLFLSLLFVERRVTGKLLPTGSFTLTSPLAALYATITLLMVGLQPEIYVPYLLQELHGLSPLLAGYIAALMSIGWTAGSMTSAHWHGERAKQTIFAGPAFGFIGLALIALFMPMAGAEFLVIAAPLSVGIIAVGFGMGFAWPHIVTAVYEFAPEGEAEKASSSITTVQLFAAALGAALAGLTANLAGIEASSEGGVALATTWLFGLFALLPALAVLTARRVRRARRTVA; the protein is encoded by the coding sequence ATGCTTGAAAAAACTCCCGCTCCCCCACAGGAAACCGGCTGGAGCGCACTGCTCTCGGGCGAAAACGCCGTGCATTCGCTGGTGCTCAGCGGCGGCGTCGCGCTGCATGCGCTCAACATCTACGTGGTGACGACGGTCATGCCGTCGATCGTGCGCGAGATCGGCGGTCTGGAATATTACGCCTGGAGCACAACGGTCTTCGTCGCGGCTTCCATTCTCGGCGCCGCATTGTCGGCGCGGCTGCTCGGTGCCGTCGGTGCCGGCGGCGCCTATGCGATCGGCGCGCTGGTCTTCGGCCTAGGGACGCTCTTCTGCGCGACGGCCCCTTCGATGGCGGTGCTGCTTGCCGGCCGGGCGGTCCAGGGTTTCGGCGGTGGCCTGCTCTATGCGCTCGCCTATGGCGTTATCCGGCAGGTGTTCCGGCCCGAGCTGCGGACCCGCGCCATCGGCCTGATCTCGGCAACCTGGGGAACGGCGACTTTGATCGGCCCCGCGATCGGCGGCATGTTTGCCGAGTTCTCCACCTGGCGCATCGCGTTCTGGTCTCTTCTGCCGCTGACGGCGCTGCTTGTCGCACTCGCCTTCTCGACGCTGCCGCGAAAGGTCGCCGATGAAGAGGGGCGCACGCCGCTCCCGCTGCTGCAACTTCTGCTTCTCGTCGGCATCGTGCTTGCGCTTTCGATTGCGAGCACGCGCACCATGGCCACGGAACAGATCGGCTGCGTCGGCATTGCGATCCTCCTGTTCCTGAGCCTCCTGTTCGTCGAACGTCGGGTAACGGGCAAGCTTCTGCCCACCGGCAGCTTTACGCTCACCTCCCCGCTGGCCGCCCTTTATGCTACGATCACCCTGCTGATGGTGGGCCTGCAGCCTGAGATTTATGTGCCGTACCTGCTGCAGGAATTGCATGGGCTGTCGCCACTGCTGGCCGGCTATATCGCAGCACTGATGTCGATCGGCTGGACGGCGGGATCGATGACCAGTGCCCATTGGCACGGAGAAAGAGCGAAGCAGACGATCTTTGCCGGTCCGGCCTTCGGTTTCATCGGCCTAGCCCTGATCGCCCTGTTCATGCCGATGGCAGGCGCAGAGTTCCTGGTGATCGCTGCGCCGCTCAGCGTCGGCATCATCGCGGTCGGTTTCGGCATGGGCTTTGCCTGGCCGCATATCGTTACCGCCGTCTATGAATTCGCGCCGGAAGGCGAAGCGGAGAAGGCATCGAGCTCGATCACCACCGTCCAGCTCTTTGCCGCTGCACTCGGCGCAGCGCTTGCAGGATTGACTGCCAACCTCGCCGGGATCGAAGCGTCGTCGGAAGGTGGCGTGGCGCTGGCAACGACCTGGCTCTTCGGTCTGTTCGCGCTGCTGCCCGCACTGGCAGTGCTGACCGCCAGGCGCGTACGGCGCGCGAGACGCACGGTGGCGTGA
- the sigJ gene encoding RNA polymerase sigma factor SigJ, translating into MNDRQHMQIFEEARPRLLGLAYRILGSRADAEDAVQDTFLKWQEVDRASIETPAAWLTTACTRRCLDLLKAAHRKRVDYVGAWLPEPIHTTSDDNAEEKLALTSSLTTAFLLMLERLTPKERAAYLLHEIFGQPYDEVADTLDMLETTARKLVSRAKTNIGLEKARHQTPRERQDELLSAFHQAIHGGNVTGLSALLSADVKLTADGGGKVATVLGVLSGKETVLGFIIDRLTEYWAHYVWEIGDINGGRGIVLRDEAKNEIAATVAFGYDGDGNVNDIFIMRNPDKLTHFGEAALH; encoded by the coding sequence ATGAATGATAGGCAGCATATGCAGATCTTCGAGGAGGCGCGCCCGCGCCTTCTTGGCCTCGCCTACCGCATCCTCGGCTCGCGCGCCGATGCGGAAGATGCGGTGCAGGACACGTTCCTCAAATGGCAGGAGGTTGACCGCGCATCGATCGAAACGCCGGCGGCCTGGCTCACGACCGCCTGCACACGCCGGTGCCTCGATCTGCTCAAGGCCGCACACCGCAAACGCGTCGACTATGTCGGCGCGTGGCTGCCCGAACCGATCCACACGACGAGCGACGACAATGCCGAGGAAAAGCTGGCACTGACCTCCTCGCTGACGACCGCGTTTCTGCTGATGCTCGAGCGGCTGACGCCGAAGGAGCGTGCCGCCTACCTGTTGCACGAGATTTTCGGCCAGCCCTATGACGAAGTCGCCGACACGCTGGACATGCTGGAGACCACCGCGCGCAAGCTGGTGTCGCGTGCCAAGACGAATATCGGCCTGGAGAAGGCCCGCCACCAGACACCGCGCGAGCGCCAGGATGAGCTGCTATCGGCCTTCCACCAGGCAATCCATGGCGGTAATGTCACCGGGCTCTCCGCACTTCTTTCAGCCGATGTGAAGCTGACCGCCGACGGCGGCGGCAAGGTGGCGACCGTGCTTGGCGTGCTCTCCGGCAAGGAGACCGTGCTCGGTTTCATCATCGATCGGCTTACCGAATACTGGGCGCACTATGTCTGGGAAATCGGCGACATCAACGGCGGCCGCGGCATCGTGCTTCGGGACGAGGCGAAAAACGAGATCGCCGCGACGGTCGCCTTCGGTTATGACGGTGACGGAAACGTCAACGACATCTTCATCATGCGCAACCCGGACAAGCTCACGCATTTTGGCGAGGCTGCGCTCCACTGA
- a CDS encoding carboxymuconolactone decarboxylase family protein, whose translation MTDTKAVRYEQEIPDVLGALADVHKTMDLHGLDRTIHNLVQLRASQINRCGFCVKMHTKESRAEGESNERLDRIIVWDQVSDFTPREKAALAWTEALTELEPRTDFAPLRAELRQHFSEKEISVITSTVAMINLWNRIQISRH comes from the coding sequence ATGACCGATACGAAGGCTGTCCGTTACGAGCAGGAGATTCCGGATGTGCTCGGTGCACTTGCCGATGTGCACAAGACCATGGACCTGCACGGACTCGACCGGACGATCCACAATCTCGTGCAGCTGCGCGCCTCGCAGATCAACCGCTGCGGCTTCTGCGTGAAGATGCACACCAAGGAATCCCGCGCCGAGGGTGAGAGCAACGAGCGGCTCGACCGCATCATCGTCTGGGACCAGGTGAGTGATTTCACACCGCGCGAAAAAGCAGCGCTTGCCTGGACCGAAGCGCTGACCGAACTCGAACCACGCACCGACTTTGCGCCACTGCGCGCCGAGCTGCGCCAGCACTTCAGCGAAAAGGAGATCAGCGTCATCACCTCGACGGTGGCGATGATCAACCTTTGGAACCGCATCCAGATTTCGAGGCACTGA